One Alicyclobacillus acidoterrestris DNA window includes the following coding sequences:
- a CDS encoding DeoR/GlpR family DNA-binding transcription regulator, which produces MLPAERHRAIVQLVNAKGSIRVKELSQMFDVTEETVRRDLDILEGEGKLRRSHGGAVCIDPEQTETPIVERESEHVVEKEAIAREALKYISAGDRIALDASTTAWHVAVAMPNIPLTVLTNSLKVALELANRDKIEVISTGGILRSTSLSYVGPMAEESLARFHVNKAFVSCKGMHTEYGLSESNALQALVKRKMIEIADVVYVLADHSKIQVQDFTQVAGNGEIDVLITDAGAPRDVVDEFLSMDIKVLQV; this is translated from the coding sequence ATGTTGCCTGCAGAACGACACAGGGCAATTGTGCAACTCGTCAATGCGAAGGGCAGCATCCGGGTCAAGGAATTGAGCCAGATGTTTGACGTCACCGAAGAGACGGTTCGGCGCGATTTAGACATTCTCGAAGGAGAAGGAAAACTGCGGCGGAGTCACGGCGGTGCTGTTTGTATAGATCCTGAACAAACCGAAACTCCGATAGTCGAGCGCGAATCCGAGCACGTTGTGGAAAAGGAAGCCATTGCGCGCGAGGCGCTGAAGTATATATCTGCGGGCGACCGCATTGCGCTCGATGCTAGCACGACCGCTTGGCACGTCGCGGTCGCGATGCCGAATATCCCGCTTACGGTCCTGACGAATTCCTTGAAAGTGGCGCTTGAACTGGCGAATCGCGATAAAATTGAGGTGATTTCGACCGGTGGCATTTTGCGTTCGACATCGCTGTCCTACGTGGGGCCGATGGCAGAAGAGTCATTGGCTCGCTTTCACGTCAATAAGGCGTTTGTGTCCTGCAAAGGAATGCATACGGAGTACGGACTAAGCGAGTCGAATGCACTACAGGCGTTGGTCAAGCGCAAAATGATTGAAATTGCGGATGTCGTGTACGTCTTGGCGGATCATAGTAAGATTCAAGTTCAGGATTTCACGCAGGTCGCTGGAAACGGTGAAATCGACGTCCTGATTACCGACGCGGGCGCGCCGCGCGATGTGGTTGACGAGTTTTTGTCGATGGATATCAAAGTCCTCCAAGTGTAG
- a CDS encoding phospholipase C — protein MRYRFKQPVAVLASFAVAGSLLAAGGVTAFASSSKSSTPAQKPSAQSSPKVVTGASTTTPIQHVVVIFDENVSFDHYFGTYPVAANPAGEPKFKAAANTPSVNGLSGALLTNNPNGANPQRLDRSQAETADMDHGYTHEQEAMDGGLMDQFVKYGGSGSDVVMDYYDGNTVTGLWNYAQHYALNDNSFGTTFGPSSPGAINLVAGSTHGAVAYSANVDQNGQPIDGDVLAGKVGNGTLYSDVDPYYDKTSSGNTVAMTGKNVGDLLNAKNVTWGWFEGGFRNSSEQHTNVGNDTPTDYIPHHEPFQYYKSTANPEHLPPSSAKMIGKTDQANHQYDLTDFWTAADAGNLPAVSFLKAPGYEDGHAGYSDPLDEQTFLTNTINQLEQLPTWKSTAIIIAYDDSDGWYDHVMPPVVNQSNDPNADALDGQGNAGTPKPGAYLDRAGYGPRLPLLVISPYAKQNYVDNTLTDQSSILKFIEDNWKLGTIGDQSMDAVAGSLDNMFNFSKPTASTLFLNPSTGESETKSQAKTQFAAYVKQLYADAKVPQPKQ, from the coding sequence ATGCGTTATCGATTCAAGCAACCCGTGGCCGTTCTCGCAAGTTTTGCCGTGGCCGGTTCGTTGTTGGCAGCAGGTGGTGTGACTGCCTTCGCGTCTTCGTCCAAGTCGTCTACGCCTGCACAAAAGCCGAGCGCGCAAAGTAGTCCGAAGGTGGTCACTGGGGCAAGCACGACCACGCCGATTCAGCACGTGGTCGTCATCTTTGATGAAAACGTTTCGTTCGATCACTACTTCGGAACCTACCCTGTCGCCGCCAATCCAGCGGGGGAGCCCAAGTTTAAGGCGGCTGCCAACACGCCGAGCGTCAACGGCTTGAGTGGTGCGCTGCTGACCAACAATCCAAACGGGGCAAATCCGCAGCGACTTGACCGCAGTCAAGCGGAGACCGCTGACATGGACCATGGTTATACGCACGAACAAGAGGCGATGGACGGCGGTTTGATGGATCAGTTTGTCAAGTATGGCGGCAGCGGATCAGATGTCGTGATGGACTACTACGATGGCAACACGGTGACAGGTCTTTGGAATTACGCGCAGCACTATGCGTTGAATGATAACTCGTTCGGCACGACCTTCGGTCCTTCGTCGCCGGGGGCTATCAATCTCGTCGCCGGATCGACCCATGGAGCAGTGGCCTACTCGGCCAACGTCGACCAAAACGGACAGCCTATTGATGGAGATGTGCTTGCCGGGAAAGTCGGCAATGGCACGTTGTATAGCGATGTTGACCCCTACTACGACAAGACGTCCTCGGGCAACACCGTGGCGATGACAGGCAAGAACGTCGGCGATTTGCTGAATGCCAAGAACGTCACGTGGGGCTGGTTTGAGGGCGGCTTCCGCAATAGCAGTGAACAGCACACCAACGTCGGCAACGACACCCCGACAGACTATATTCCACACCACGAGCCGTTCCAATATTACAAGTCGACAGCCAACCCTGAACACTTGCCGCCGTCTTCCGCCAAGATGATTGGGAAGACAGACCAGGCGAATCACCAGTACGACCTCACCGACTTCTGGACCGCAGCCGACGCTGGTAACCTCCCGGCGGTCAGTTTCTTGAAGGCGCCAGGTTATGAAGATGGACATGCAGGGTATTCTGATCCGCTTGATGAGCAGACGTTCCTGACGAATACCATCAACCAACTCGAGCAGTTGCCGACGTGGAAGAGTACAGCCATTATTATTGCCTATGACGATTCTGATGGCTGGTATGATCACGTGATGCCGCCTGTCGTCAATCAGTCGAATGACCCGAATGCCGATGCGCTCGACGGCCAAGGGAACGCAGGTACGCCGAAACCAGGTGCCTATCTCGACAGAGCTGGATATGGCCCGCGTTTGCCACTGCTTGTCATCTCCCCGTACGCCAAGCAAAACTACGTGGATAACACGTTGACGGACCAGTCCTCCATCCTCAAGTTCATCGAAGACAACTGGAAGTTGGGTACGATTGGAGATCAATCGATGGACGCCGTCGCAGGTTCGCTGGACAACATGTTCAACTTCTCGAAGCCGACTGCGAGCACGTTATTCTTGAATCCGAGCACAGGTGAATCGGAAACCAAGAGCCAAGCGAAGACGCAATTCGCCGCTTACGTCAAACAGCTGTACGCTGACGCGAAGGTCCCTCAGCCGAAACAGTAA
- a CDS encoding multicopper oxidase family protein, translated as MPQPFLSIRTLLAVAAAGTGLLGAALIVSGVVTVPTASAAGGSANGVAVHSATATLTDAQIEAQNQLAVNVMNEQAMQPKVLADGTKEFDFTASTFQWALYPGKTEQAWGINQQVPGPVIRLTVGDKVKFVVHNDLPEPTTVHWHGLAVPNDMDGVPDMPVPPIPQGGSYTYSFTVTKQMIGTHWYHSHYDDDFQVDSGMNGVIIVDPADTSTLPHYDEDALFVLGATKVDGVDPENAFTIDGKSYPYAPQLTVHKGDKVLLRLVNTSAESYHAMTLDGYTLNIVAQDGQPLPDPEAVSVVSIAPSETVDVTFTADQTGDWLFHDTIQGNLTNPDDKSDTLGGAETVIHVK; from the coding sequence ATGCCTCAACCATTTCTATCGATTCGCACGCTTCTCGCTGTTGCAGCGGCCGGCACAGGACTCCTTGGTGCTGCACTGATTGTGTCTGGCGTCGTCACGGTGCCAACCGCGAGTGCAGCCGGGGGTTCTGCGAATGGTGTGGCGGTTCATTCAGCAACCGCCACACTGACCGACGCGCAGATTGAGGCGCAGAATCAATTGGCTGTGAATGTAATGAATGAACAGGCAATGCAACCCAAGGTTCTCGCGGATGGCACAAAGGAGTTTGATTTTACCGCGTCGACCTTTCAGTGGGCGTTGTATCCAGGCAAGACAGAACAGGCGTGGGGCATCAATCAACAAGTGCCGGGTCCAGTCATTCGTTTAACTGTCGGGGACAAGGTGAAATTTGTCGTGCACAACGACTTGCCGGAGCCGACGACTGTTCATTGGCATGGGTTGGCTGTCCCGAATGATATGGATGGCGTACCCGATATGCCAGTGCCGCCAATTCCTCAGGGCGGCTCATACACCTATAGCTTTACCGTAACCAAACAGATGATAGGGACACACTGGTACCACAGTCACTATGACGACGACTTTCAAGTGGACTCCGGGATGAATGGCGTGATTATTGTCGATCCGGCAGACACCTCGACCCTACCCCATTACGATGAGGATGCCCTATTTGTCCTCGGTGCCACGAAAGTGGATGGGGTAGACCCGGAGAATGCCTTCACTATCGATGGCAAGTCTTATCCGTATGCACCACAATTGACGGTACACAAAGGCGACAAAGTGTTGTTACGCCTGGTGAATACGAGTGCCGAGAGCTACCACGCGATGACGCTCGACGGCTATACGCTGAATATCGTGGCACAGGATGGCCAACCGCTGCCCGACCCTGAGGCAGTGAGTGTCGTTTCGATAGCCCCTAGTGAGACGGTCGATGTCACATTTACGGCGGACCAAACCGGGGACTGGTTATTCCACGATACGATTCAGGGGAATCTCACAAACCCTGACGATAAATCAGACACCCTGGGTGGCGCCGAGACCGTCATCCACGTGAAGTGA
- a CDS encoding multicopper oxidase family protein, which translates to MIGVAMFVCGVLAVGAAFLFLGLHLRSSSAAWVSKASLVTGILFVGFALVSLKVYPGAALASSSMQKSATTGSRSTGAMTGMTAMGKSPTMGVASTAVGVTDASSTALSNSQIEAQNQMAKDIMNEQGMTPKVLQDGTKQFTLTAQPVIWHLYQSRNVNDWGYNGSVPGPLIRVKVGDKVQVVLHNELPEATTLHFQGISVPSDMDGVPTISQKPVAPGGSYVYQFTVTPDMVGTHAYFSDTDAGKQIDAGLHGVLLVDPAEGKQYPDADVDALFELGGLAVDSSPSENVFTMDGKPFPNAPQLTVQQGQTVIVRLVHNTAECYHAMHLHGYTFQVVAMDGHPLAKPISGNVVSLAPAETVDIKFVANNPGEWMFHCHIMDHMMNPDDDVDEMGGLTTYFHVVANSNESGQS; encoded by the coding sequence ATGATCGGCGTAGCCATGTTTGTTTGCGGCGTGTTGGCCGTTGGCGCAGCGTTTCTGTTTCTTGGTCTCCACCTTCGTTCCAGCAGCGCTGCTTGGGTCTCGAAAGCGTCTTTAGTCACAGGCATACTGTTTGTCGGTTTTGCATTGGTGAGTCTCAAGGTGTATCCAGGCGCGGCGCTCGCGTCAAGTTCTATGCAGAAATCCGCGACGACAGGCAGTCGCTCGACAGGTGCAATGACGGGAATGACTGCAATGGGCAAAAGCCCTACCATGGGGGTCGCTTCGACCGCAGTCGGCGTGACGGATGCTTCATCGACGGCGTTGTCCAATTCGCAAATCGAAGCGCAGAATCAGATGGCCAAAGACATTATGAATGAGCAGGGGATGACCCCGAAGGTATTACAGGATGGCACGAAACAGTTTACACTGACGGCACAGCCGGTGATTTGGCACTTATATCAGTCTCGTAACGTGAATGATTGGGGCTATAACGGCAGTGTCCCAGGTCCCTTGATTCGCGTCAAGGTTGGGGACAAGGTGCAAGTCGTTCTGCATAATGAACTTCCGGAGGCAACGACGCTGCACTTTCAAGGCATCTCCGTGCCCAGTGACATGGACGGGGTGCCGACTATTTCGCAGAAGCCAGTTGCACCGGGCGGTTCCTATGTATATCAATTCACGGTGACGCCTGACATGGTCGGGACGCACGCTTACTTCAGCGATACGGACGCGGGGAAGCAAATCGACGCCGGTTTGCACGGGGTGTTGTTGGTGGATCCCGCCGAAGGCAAACAATACCCGGATGCCGATGTGGATGCCTTATTTGAGTTAGGCGGGCTGGCAGTCGACAGTTCCCCGTCGGAGAACGTGTTTACCATGGACGGCAAACCGTTTCCGAATGCGCCCCAATTGACCGTTCAGCAGGGACAAACGGTGATTGTGCGGTTGGTCCACAATACAGCGGAGTGTTACCACGCGATGCACCTGCATGGGTACACATTTCAGGTCGTCGCGATGGATGGCCATCCGCTCGCAAAGCCGATTTCAGGCAACGTGGTCAGTCTGGCACCAGCGGAGACGGTGGATATCAAGTTTGTCGCGAACAATCCAGGTGAGTGGATGTTTCATTGTCACATTATGGATCACATGATGAACCCGGATGATGACGTGGATGAAATGGGTGGACTCACGACGTATTTTCACGTCGTTGCAAATTCGAACGAAAGCGGCCAGTCATGA
- a CDS encoding MFS transporter codes for MEIWKRNLMILWIGSFITSASFSMVVPFLSLFLTQIGVHTHLALWSGALYSAAFLAGAISSPYWGSLADRYGRKPMIVRAGIVLFIVYLLTAFVTNPYELLGLRLMQGLLSGFIPGAIALVGTNTPEKRVGFALSMISASTSTGAIVGPLIGGIIARIWSNRIAFGSAGILVLFATILVIIWVREDKFVPAAHRSSVIGAFREGLQNRPLLSALLLNMFTAFSIMTVEPIITLYIAQLNHSTSNASLIAGIVFSISGIAGVVFAPVWGRLADKIGFIKILLVGLFGGAIFTFMQLPFHNVWAFAGVRFVYGAFFCAVFPAINGLVVKATTPTFRGRAFGLNQTANQIGNMLGPTVGGFLADALSLHGVFWVTGALLTMAGAVSVLFNRSTLHGPTVTHREST; via the coding sequence ATGGAAATATGGAAAAGAAACCTGATGATCTTGTGGATAGGTTCATTCATCACCTCGGCCAGTTTCTCGATGGTTGTGCCTTTTTTATCGCTATTCTTAACACAAATCGGTGTACATACCCACTTGGCCTTATGGTCCGGCGCACTTTATAGCGCAGCGTTTCTCGCTGGCGCCATCTCATCTCCCTACTGGGGGTCATTAGCCGATAGGTATGGACGAAAACCCATGATTGTCCGCGCGGGCATTGTCCTATTCATCGTCTACTTGTTGACTGCATTCGTCACCAACCCGTACGAATTGCTCGGATTACGCCTGATGCAAGGGCTGTTGTCCGGATTTATCCCGGGGGCTATCGCCTTGGTCGGAACCAACACGCCAGAAAAACGCGTCGGGTTCGCGCTGTCCATGATATCTGCGTCTACATCCACTGGCGCCATTGTGGGGCCGTTGATTGGCGGCATCATCGCCCGTATTTGGAGCAACCGCATCGCCTTCGGCAGCGCCGGCATCCTCGTGCTGTTCGCCACGATACTTGTCATCATTTGGGTGCGCGAGGATAAATTCGTGCCCGCAGCACACCGCTCCTCGGTGATTGGCGCATTTCGCGAGGGCTTGCAAAACCGCCCGCTCTTATCCGCCCTCTTGCTCAATATGTTTACCGCCTTCTCCATCATGACCGTAGAACCCATCATCACCCTGTACATCGCACAATTGAATCACTCGACCAGCAATGCCTCTTTGATTGCAGGTATCGTCTTTTCGATTTCCGGTATTGCCGGTGTTGTGTTTGCGCCTGTTTGGGGTCGACTAGCCGATAAGATTGGGTTTATCAAAATTTTGTTGGTGGGATTGTTTGGCGGGGCAATATTTACCTTTATGCAATTGCCGTTCCACAACGTATGGGCTTTCGCTGGCGTGCGCTTTGTTTACGGCGCCTTTTTCTGTGCCGTTTTCCCGGCTATCAATGGGCTTGTCGTGAAAGCGACCACACCGACCTTTCGCGGTCGCGCCTTCGGACTCAATCAAACAGCCAACCAAATTGGCAATATGCTAGGCCCAACTGTCGGTGGATTCCTCGCCGACGCGCTTTCCTTGCACGGGGTTTTCTGGGTGACTGGCGCACTGCTCACAATGGCTGGCGCCGTCAGCGTTTTATTCAACCGCTCGACGCTCCATGGACCTACGGTAACGCACCGCGAATCGACGTAA
- a CDS encoding NAD(P)/FAD-dependent oxidoreductase: MTLIHDTIIIGGGIAGLQAAIQLGRYRHNVLVVDNHSGRSTICRAYHNILGWPGGISGPDLRRIGRQQAESYGVKFVDAEVMQAKIDGDEFALVTDSAEHYRARTLLIATGLVDHIPDIAGLRQCLGSTIYVCPDCDGYEIINHPTVVIGAGNVGADMARTLSYWSNDLTYINHEQTEIDDERKKALADKGIRFVNAPVRRILADGETIRAVALADGQELYFRRGFVAFGGNVVKSQLAVQLGVTVLENRHIPVDARTRETNVRGVFAAGDVVAHSEQVTISMGDGAQAAIWIHKRLLNQV, encoded by the coding sequence ATGACGTTGATACACGACACGATTATCATTGGGGGCGGCATCGCAGGCCTTCAGGCGGCCATTCAATTAGGAAGATATCGGCACAACGTCCTCGTCGTCGACAACCACAGTGGACGCTCTACTATCTGCCGGGCGTATCACAACATCTTAGGATGGCCTGGTGGCATCAGCGGGCCCGATTTACGGCGCATTGGCCGACAACAAGCGGAATCTTATGGGGTCAAATTCGTCGATGCAGAAGTGATGCAGGCAAAGATAGACGGCGATGAATTCGCACTGGTGACCGACAGCGCTGAGCACTACCGTGCCAGGACACTGTTAATCGCCACTGGACTGGTCGACCATATCCCAGACATTGCGGGTCTCAGGCAGTGTCTTGGTTCAACCATCTACGTTTGCCCCGACTGCGATGGGTACGAAATTATCAATCATCCCACTGTCGTCATCGGCGCGGGCAATGTGGGCGCAGACATGGCGCGCACGCTGTCTTACTGGTCGAACGACCTGACCTACATCAACCACGAGCAGACAGAGATAGACGATGAACGCAAAAAGGCCCTAGCGGATAAGGGCATTCGTTTTGTGAACGCACCAGTGCGCCGAATTCTAGCAGATGGCGAAACGATTCGGGCCGTAGCGCTCGCGGACGGACAAGAACTGTATTTTCGCCGTGGTTTTGTCGCGTTTGGAGGCAACGTCGTCAAGTCACAACTCGCCGTCCAACTCGGCGTGACCGTGTTAGAAAATCGGCACATTCCCGTCGATGCACGCACACGTGAGACAAATGTACGCGGGGTGTTTGCGGCAGGGGATGTCGTCGCCCACTCTGAACAGGTGACGATTTCGATGGGCGATGGAGCGCAAGCGGCCATCTGGATACACAAGCGCCTCTTAAACCAAGTTTGA
- a CDS encoding MarR family winged helix-turn-helix transcriptional regulator, whose product MTNTLSPGVVRLERALRKLGKSITEPVIARIEGLTNGQIFMIYHINEVGSCTVSALAAKMEVKPSAITVMLDRLESHGYVIRERGTEDRRVVHVALTDEGKGVLERVIQMHNRLVHHHLAQLPECEVEQLLDTLEKLADIAATSDVDSILNDPICEP is encoded by the coding sequence TTGACGAATACGCTGAGTCCTGGTGTCGTTCGTTTGGAACGCGCGCTGCGCAAGTTGGGCAAAAGTATTACAGAGCCCGTTATCGCTCGAATTGAAGGATTGACCAATGGGCAAATTTTTATGATTTACCACATCAACGAAGTGGGATCGTGTACGGTGTCTGCACTGGCTGCAAAGATGGAAGTCAAGCCGAGTGCGATTACGGTCATGTTAGATCGCCTGGAAAGTCACGGATATGTGATACGTGAGCGCGGTACGGAAGATCGGCGAGTTGTTCATGTGGCACTTACAGACGAAGGCAAGGGGGTGCTTGAGCGGGTGATTCAGATGCACAACCGGTTGGTGCATCATCACCTCGCACAATTGCCGGAATGCGAGGTGGAGCAATTGCTCGACACACTGGAGAAGTTGGCGGACATCGCGGCGACAAGCGACGTCGACAGCATTTTGAACGATCCGATTTGTGAACCCTGA
- a CDS encoding MFS transporter, whose protein sequence is MDAEPRHVDTTKNSLWRDKNFLSLWLGQSVSTVGSRITGEALPLAAVLTLHASPLQMGWLQFIAALPVLSIGMFIGAFVDRYARRPFLIGADYLRGFLLLVIPVAALIGHLALWMLFVIYPTLSLLNQIFNTAYQAYLPSFVGRDRLMDANTKLSITSSIAEIIGPGLAGSLVQLFTAPIAILLDALSYLFSAVSIQGIRHVEIKQEVTFTQRGWRTSSARLRREIIDGVRYIAHDKRLIALAVTAGISALFSGIIFNMDVLFAIRSLHLSAALFGLTVTFGGVGALIGAALCQRLVRSLGVGPVLVSTAILNAICSWFIPLAHGDAWHAALFLMAAQLFGDLFGVIFEVLESTVRQMLTEDAMLGRVNGTINLLMSALTPIGAVLGGVIATALSLRFAMAVGAAGMTVGALALLIAPLWRIQTSS, encoded by the coding sequence ATGGACGCAGAACCTCGTCATGTTGACACAACAAAAAACTCGCTGTGGCGTGATAAAAATTTCCTATCGCTGTGGCTGGGCCAGTCCGTCTCCACGGTCGGTTCGCGGATTACCGGCGAAGCGCTGCCGCTTGCCGCCGTCCTGACGCTACATGCTTCACCATTACAAATGGGCTGGCTGCAGTTCATTGCAGCACTTCCCGTTTTATCGATAGGCATGTTTATCGGCGCCTTCGTCGACCGATACGCGCGGCGCCCCTTCCTGATTGGGGCCGATTATTTGCGAGGGTTCCTGTTACTCGTTATTCCTGTCGCTGCCCTCATCGGGCATCTCGCGCTATGGATGCTGTTTGTGATTTACCCCACGCTGTCCTTGCTCAATCAAATCTTTAACACGGCATATCAAGCGTACCTACCAAGTTTCGTAGGCCGCGATCGATTGATGGATGCCAATACAAAACTGAGCATCACCAGTTCCATCGCAGAAATCATCGGTCCAGGACTCGCCGGAAGTCTAGTCCAACTGTTTACTGCACCGATTGCGATTCTGCTGGACGCACTGTCCTACCTGTTTTCTGCAGTCAGTATTCAAGGTATTCGACACGTCGAGATCAAACAGGAAGTAACCTTCACACAGCGAGGATGGCGCACATCCAGTGCGCGATTGCGGCGTGAAATCATCGATGGCGTGCGCTACATCGCACATGACAAAAGACTCATCGCGCTGGCGGTGACCGCCGGAATATCGGCATTATTCTCCGGCATTATCTTTAACATGGATGTGCTATTCGCGATTCGATCCCTCCACTTATCCGCGGCCCTCTTTGGCCTGACGGTGACGTTTGGCGGCGTCGGCGCGCTGATTGGCGCGGCCTTGTGCCAGCGACTGGTTCGGTCTTTGGGCGTTGGCCCCGTGCTCGTCAGTACCGCAATTTTGAACGCCATCTGCAGTTGGTTCATCCCGCTCGCCCACGGCGACGCCTGGCATGCCGCCCTCTTTCTCATGGCGGCGCAACTATTTGGAGATTTGTTTGGCGTCATCTTCGAGGTACTGGAGTCAACGGTCCGTCAAATGCTCACCGAAGATGCCATGCTCGGCCGGGTCAATGGCACCATCAATCTGCTGATGAGCGCGCTTACCCCGATTGGCGCCGTCCTTGGCGGTGTCATCGCGACCGCACTCTCACTGCGCTTTGCAATGGCGGTTGGCGCCGCCGGTATGACAGTGGGAGCGCTGGCTCTGTTGATTGCACCACTGTGGAGAATTCAAACTTCGTCTTAA
- a CDS encoding cytochrome P450 — protein MRRYRQFRRDPIAFLENTKTFGDVVKIPSVNRQPTYIIHHPNVIRSILALDEPKIIKGSSAKVLGLTLGEGLLTSERPKHHRQRRQLQPAFHASMVERACADIIRLTAQHIANWGVRGAFCVSDALLDLTLDIVFEGLFGAEVGKDRALLHEIIECSVEYSATRLMQAIPMPYWMPTPSNQRHRRAVEQLDGILYRLLDSMKDDADRPTLLSHILHIQDETGQPLPMEEIRDELATFVIGGHETTANLLSWVLYLLSEHPSVTEKVRKEVDSVLGRRMPTSADVHHLPYVRQVIRETLRLYPPAWTMLRETTELLTVENIEIPARSSLIISPYVVHRDERWFQRANEFIPERFDEANAHEWPRFAYIPFGGGSRTCIGNTFAMAEATLVLAAIVKRYTWHHDKARFVRPEPSVSLRVDGGLWATFYERAPFYQAL, from the coding sequence ATGCGTCGATATCGGCAGTTCCGGCGGGATCCTATCGCATTTCTAGAAAACACGAAGACGTTCGGCGACGTGGTAAAAATTCCTTCCGTCAACCGCCAGCCGACCTATATCATCCATCATCCAAACGTCATTCGCAGTATCCTGGCACTAGATGAGCCCAAAATCATCAAAGGGAGCTCGGCAAAGGTGCTCGGACTCACCCTTGGCGAAGGGCTGCTAACCAGTGAGCGGCCAAAGCATCACCGCCAACGTCGCCAATTGCAACCCGCATTTCACGCGTCCATGGTGGAACGCGCGTGCGCCGACATCATCCGGTTGACAGCACAGCATATCGCAAATTGGGGTGTGCGCGGCGCGTTTTGTGTGTCCGACGCCCTGCTCGACCTGACCTTGGATATCGTGTTCGAGGGCTTGTTCGGGGCAGAGGTGGGAAAAGACCGTGCGTTGCTACACGAGATTATTGAGTGTTCCGTCGAATATAGTGCAACCCGCCTGATGCAAGCGATACCGATGCCTTATTGGATGCCCACGCCCAGCAATCAACGCCACCGTCGCGCAGTAGAGCAACTGGATGGCATTCTCTACCGCCTGCTGGACAGCATGAAGGACGATGCCGATCGTCCGACGTTGCTTTCACATATATTGCACATTCAAGACGAGACTGGACAACCTCTGCCTATGGAGGAGATTCGCGATGAACTGGCAACATTTGTCATTGGCGGCCATGAGACGACGGCCAATCTACTGAGTTGGGTACTGTATCTGCTCAGCGAGCACCCGTCTGTGACGGAGAAAGTACGCAAGGAAGTGGATAGCGTGCTCGGGCGGCGGATGCCAACCTCCGCGGATGTGCACCACCTGCCGTACGTGCGACAGGTCATCCGTGAGACCCTTCGACTTTACCCGCCCGCGTGGACGATGCTGCGCGAGACGACGGAACTGTTGACGGTGGAAAATATCGAAATTCCAGCGAGATCTTCCTTGATTATCTCCCCATATGTGGTTCATCGCGACGAACGTTGGTTTCAGCGTGCAAACGAGTTTATTCCAGAGCGGTTTGACGAAGCCAATGCGCATGAATGGCCACGCTTTGCATACATTCCGTTTGGCGGCGGCAGTCGAACCTGTATCGGCAACACGTTTGCCATGGCCGAAGCGACCCTCGTTCTGGCTGCCATCGTAAAGCGTTACACGTGGCACCACGACAAGGCGCGTTTCGTCCGGCCAGAACCCTCTGTATCCTTGCGCGTAGACGGCGGGCTATGGGCGACATTTTATGAGCGGGCACCGTTCTATCAGGCATTGTGA